Proteins co-encoded in one Tachysurus fulvidraco isolate hzauxx_2018 chromosome 17, HZAU_PFXX_2.0, whole genome shotgun sequence genomic window:
- the LOC113635613 gene encoding troponin I, slow skeletal muscle-like isoform X1 translates to MGVKNYKSERFSSIHLQPVCTLPEFSSSKKKKQDSQGEMADAPRKSKISSGRRLGLKIKMLNVAQEMLMAEKEEKKKEREVTLSERIPPLKLSGLSLKELQDLCRDLHHKIDVIDEERYDIEVKVSKNEKEIEEMTRKVIELNGKMKRPILKRVKISAEAMLSVLLGSKHKESIDFKANLKTVKKEEEKKEEVTDWRKNVEAMSGMEGRKKLFNAGH, encoded by the exons ATGGGCGTTAAAAACTATAAATCTGAACGATTTTCCTCTATTCACCTTCAGCCAGTTTGCACACTGCCTGAATTTTCTTCCTCAAAAAAAAAG AAACAGGACTCACAAGGAGAAATGGCTGATGC ACCG AGGAAGTCCAAGATTTCATCAGGACGTCGGCTTGGGCTGAAG ATCAAGATGCTAAACGTAGCCCAGGAGATGCTTATggcagagaaagaagaaaagaagaaagagagggaggtcACACTGAGTGAGAGGATTCCACCTTTAAAACTCTCGGGTCTGTCTCTGAAGGAACTGCAG GATCTTTGCAGGGATTTGCATCACAAGATTGACGTGATTGATGAGGAGCGCTATGATATTGAAGTTAAGGTGTCCAAGAATGAGAAAGAG ATCGAAGAAATGACCCGGAAAGTTATCGAGTTGAATGGCAAGATGAAGAGGCCTATTCTGAAGAGAGTGAAGATCTCAGCTGAGGCTATGCTCAGCGTCCTCCTGGGTTCCAAACACAAAGAGTCCATCGACTTCAAAGCCAATCTGAAGACAgtaaagaaggaggaggagaag AAAGAAGAGGTGACTGACTGGCGTAAGAACGTGGAGGCCATGTCTGGTATGGAGGGAAGGAAGAAGCTGTTTAATGCTGGTCACTAA
- the LOC113635613 gene encoding troponin I, slow skeletal muscle-like isoform X2, giving the protein MADAPRKSKISSGRRLGLKIKMLNVAQEMLMAEKEEKKKEREVTLSERIPPLKLSGLSLKELQDLCRDLHHKIDVIDEERYDIEVKVSKNEKEIEEMTRKVIELNGKMKRPILKRVKISAEAMLSVLLGSKHKESIDFKANLKTVKKEEEKKEEVTDWRKNVEAMSGMEGRKKLFNAGH; this is encoded by the exons ATGGCTGATGC ACCG AGGAAGTCCAAGATTTCATCAGGACGTCGGCTTGGGCTGAAG ATCAAGATGCTAAACGTAGCCCAGGAGATGCTTATggcagagaaagaagaaaagaagaaagagagggaggtcACACTGAGTGAGAGGATTCCACCTTTAAAACTCTCGGGTCTGTCTCTGAAGGAACTGCAG GATCTTTGCAGGGATTTGCATCACAAGATTGACGTGATTGATGAGGAGCGCTATGATATTGAAGTTAAGGTGTCCAAGAATGAGAAAGAG ATCGAAGAAATGACCCGGAAAGTTATCGAGTTGAATGGCAAGATGAAGAGGCCTATTCTGAAGAGAGTGAAGATCTCAGCTGAGGCTATGCTCAGCGTCCTCCTGGGTTCCAAACACAAAGAGTCCATCGACTTCAAAGCCAATCTGAAGACAgtaaagaaggaggaggagaag AAAGAAGAGGTGACTGACTGGCGTAAGAACGTGGAGGCCATGTCTGGTATGGAGGGAAGGAAGAAGCTGTTTAATGCTGGTCACTAA